Within the Leisingera thetidis genome, the region ATGTTGTCATGGCTGATCCTCATTAACGTTTGCACCTCAGTAATGATAGGAGCATGATAACAGTCCAGGGCAAGAAAAAATTGTGCCTGTGAAAGCCTTTGTGCAGCTGTCCATACCGGGCCGGGCAATGTGTTCCCCGTGCCGGCAGGCAGCCGCTGCCGGGGCTGGGCAAACGGCGGCGTGCTGGCCCCGTGCAGCAAGCTTGCGGCTGAAGCCCCCTTGCACTATGAGAGCGGCACATCGCAGGGCCGGATTCCCGGCATTGACCCGAAAGGTTCCCAATGGCGCGTCGCAAGAAAATCTACGAAGGCAAGGCCAAGACACTGTATGAAGGCCCCGAGCCGGGCACCATCGTGCAGTATTTCAAGGATGACGCCACCGCCTTCAATGCCGAAAAGCACGACGTGATCGAGGGCAAGGGTGTCCTGAACAACATCCTCAGCGAGTTCTTCATGCTGGGCCTCGGGCAGATCGGCGTGCCGACCCATTTCCTGAAACGGCTGAACATGCGCGAGCAGCTGGTGCGCAGCTGCGAGATCATTCCGCTGGAAGTCATCGTGCGCAATTACGCCGCGGGCTCGATTTCCAAGCGTCTGGGCATCGACGAAGGCACCCAGCTGCCGCGTCCGGTGGTGGAATACTGTTACAAGGACGACGCCTTGGGCGACCCGCTGGTCACCGAAGAGCACATTGCGGCCTTTGGCTGGGCCAGCCAGCAGGATATGGACGACATCCTCAGCCTGGCACTGCGGGTGAATGACTTCCTGTCCGGCGTGTTCCTTGCCGTCGGCATCCGCCTGGTCGACTTCAAGATCGAGATCGGCCGGGTCTACGAGGGCGACTTCCAGCGCCTGGTGATTGCCGATGAGATCAGCCCCGACAGCTGCCGCCTGTGGGATATCAAGAC harbors:
- the purC gene encoding phosphoribosylaminoimidazolesuccinocarboxamide synthase, whose translation is MARRKKIYEGKAKTLYEGPEPGTIVQYFKDDATAFNAEKHDVIEGKGVLNNILSEFFMLGLGQIGVPTHFLKRLNMREQLVRSCEIIPLEVIVRNYAAGSISKRLGIDEGTQLPRPVVEYCYKDDALGDPLVTEEHIAAFGWASQQDMDDILSLALRVNDFLSGVFLAVGIRLVDFKIEIGRVYEGDFQRLVIADEISPDSCRLWDIKTGQKLDKDVFRRDLGSLTDAYSEVARRLGVMPNNPPAPGKPTLVN